DNA from Solanum stenotomum isolate F172 chromosome 3, ASM1918654v1, whole genome shotgun sequence:
gtaagatatatttcattctcaagtctttatttttatttatatgtagTTGGACATGTTTTCTTAATATTCTgttcatatatgtattatatatcaTTCACCAAGcaagtataataaaaaaataccttTGTAATTCTTAATAATGTGTTGTCATTATGTAATTGTTCTTTCTAATAGTCAATTTTCGggatataatttaatttaattataatatttgttagattttaaGACATGataattatttagtattgttagtactattgaaaaaataatatacaaatatattacatatagtttaatttttttttcttttggtataattatattttaattggtacatgatattttatttactcatataatattttttttattcaattaattGCATATGGTGAAGAGTTGGACATATGGAGCAAAATATGGTGGCGGATCTACTTGCAAAGGAAGAtggtagaaagaaaaaaaaatgaagcataattaaaaattatttttgctagatcttttttttttactttgacttGTATTAGTAACTTAAGCTACTTTTCCtagaattataaatattttgatttgtataaattttcaATGTTAATCATTTGATCTTTTATTattctacttttttttgttatgaagcacaattaatataattatcccatttcaataacaaaaatatgatgagtaggagtttcatttttattatacttgcaaaaaaaaattgaaaataaaatattaatttcatgatgCCATTTTTTTTGCATGTGCAATAATCTGTTTTTGTCAccattcttttttgtttgaaatgaatttataatttttatgcaGTCACcgataattataattttttgttcattttttgtattttcgccccttattttcatttatttagtttacaataaaatcaatgcataattattaatacatttaatgtaataaaaatgtacatttgaattatttatgtttCTTCATCTACTTGTAACTTCTAatcttaaatattattcataacttttgtatgtttcatttttcataattcttataaatatttaattagtgtttaaaaaattataataaacaaatataaaataaagacataataataaatttaaaagtctttttacgATATCAGAATTTGTATAGAAAATTAGTACTCCTACAAAAGATAGAGAAAAttcaaacatataaaatattttcaatatattgttatttcaacaTATTACGTCTTATTCGATTTACTTCGCCACAATGAATATTTtattctactatatacatataaatagtTTGGactaaaaaaaatgcaaaaaatattctattttatatgttttaagaaatgaaaaaatttatCATGTCGcagatgaaaataattattaatattatcttACATATTCGATACTAacctaaatataaatattatactccctctgtccctaattacttgtccatttttgaattgatacatctattaagaaatcaattaatgacatagtgagtttatcatgtattcctattaattatgaagtggatgaaaagttctatatttttcaaagtaattagtcatttaattaagggtataataggtaaaaaaatttgtcctttcttaatttgacaaaatgaacaagtaattatggacaactataaaaggaaaagtggacaagtaattaggaacaaagGGAGTATATTAGTATCTTATAAATATtctctctgtccctaattatttgtccatttttcgttttatagttgtccctaattacttgtccattttgacaaatcaaaaaaggacaattttttttacctattataccctcaattaaataatgactaattattttgaaaaatatagaacttttcattcacttcataattaataggggtaaaataataaattcactatgtcattaattgatttcttaatagatgtgtcaattcaaaaatgaataaataattagagaCAAAAAGAGTATTTCATATAACCGCACGGATAATTTCActagtttataaatataaactaaaaaagGCCAGTGTTACCAAAATTCATGTACGAGAGTCTCCTAATTTGCCAACCTTACCATGTGCACCCATATGCCTTCCAATTCCTGTCGTGAAATTCGTTTTCCCCAAAAAAAAGAACCATTATTAACTTTTAATGATTAATTCAACCAACTCCATTATTTTGCTCcttcaattcttcttcttcttcctcctcccaAATTCTCATTATACATATATTCTCCTAAACATTCTGCAAATTCCCCAGAAATCATGAATATGTCGGAACAAAGTTTTTTCAATAAAACTACTGCTACGACGACAACGACGACTTGTTTGTTCTTTCTCTTAATTTCTTTCTCCACTACTACTATTATCTTCTCCTCCGGCGACAGGGAATCCGCCTCTGTTTTCCCGTTTATTTTTGCCGCCGCCGTTGTGGTGGCCGGATTCGTTGTTCTGGCCGTCCGGACCACCGTTGTGGCGTGGATTACGGTGGTTGTACTCCTAGCTTTCGTCGGAAAACGACGCCGTATTTTTGCAAAGGATGGGAGGAAGATTACGTCGGAGGTGGTAGTGTATGTGGTGAATGAAGTGATTAAGGAGAAGGGATTCGTTGCTATTTCTGGAGTTATGATTTTGGGATTAATCGCAACGGCGCTGTTATGAGCGCATTAATTTACTAATAACTCTCACTTAGTAATTATTAACAAATTTAAATCCACTTTTGCTATGGAGTAcaggattatttttttttgttctttcacTATGTATGAATAACAGCTTGTTCTCTTCTAACTTTGTAAATTTATTATTCGGATCTTGGGCTAAATTTTTGATAGAGCCAAGTTCAGCCAAAGTATACATCTTGTTTTTTTCTCTTAGATATTCTAGTGTTCACATTAAATCTAAGTTCATTTTCATTCtgtttgtttttataaaaaactGGAGTTTGTCTAGGATTCATTTTTAATTGGTTAATATGGCACTCAACATTCTTATATTACTGCATAATCATTGATATCAATACTATATTCCCAGAAATTCAAAAGAATTACAAATAGACTCCTTttctatttcaaattattaattagtcCAAGATTTGAGAGAAATCAATATAATACTGTATGGCTGTATCCTGATTCTGCAGTCGATTTGTAACAGGTAATGATGTATGGTGCAGTCTAATTCCATTTCTTGCCAACTGAAGGAAGCTGCCTCATTGGCTGCCTTTGCGGTGCGGACAATATTAACCAATCACGCCGCCACTCTGGTGGATATCGAAATCCAGTCATAATCGTTTACCCTTAAATAGGTAACAATTAAATATACTTTTcatgaataaaagaaagaagaaaaacatcTTTAAGGGTGTGTTAAATATAGGgaagagaatatttttttatgtttgatttgttaaatattttatattaggaAAACAACCTTctttaaaataaggaaaaaagaaattgtaATAAAAgtagtgaaaaaaaaatctataaataaCATTTAGATTAATTATTTCTCCCCATTTTTCAATAGACCTCACTCACTCCGAATTTCAcacaatattaattatatatgaatATTTTGAGAATAATAGTTTTTGCTCACTTActaaagattaagaaaaaaaaatctcgtTTCTAACAATAATTGTCCATAtactattttttaatgaaaagtgCCAAATGACTAGAAAATTTAgccagaaaattaaaataaaattacaatattttttttatattaagatAAATTGAtcctttttccattttttagttaaaacgtattaaagttaaaaagataaaaatatttaaaaatgtaaaataacatagataaaatagcattttgaccaaaaagatttttccttttccaataataattgttcgCTTCATGAAACTAATTGATAATTTTACaattagttcctaatttacccttatcattaattattatcattaattataatcatttctctattacattttcaagacattgtatttattatattcaaagcgTGATATATTCCctcgtccaacaatagttgttcaacaatacttgtccaatttaacaaatcaagagataatttaccttctctgtctattttacccttgttaTTAAATtatgggaaaagggtctgatataccctcaactttgtcatttagagttgatatacccctcgttatgaaagtggctcatatatacccctatttatatacaaatggctcacatatacccttttcctctaacggaaatgaaaaaaaataatttcaggttaattttttattattttttttaaaaaaatataatcccatatgagtatatttaatcctcctcaaacatatatatttttttaacttttttttttttggtttcaatgattaatttagatttattattttgatggtcaaatttatttatgtttcactaatattcttataaaacttattatagatgaccaaactgttttcttcaaatacaaaaattaaattacaatatagaccaaaaaaataaaattttaaattataatatggccacaaaaaaatagttttaaatttttttctttacactaaggaatgaaagaaaaaaataaaataagaataagaaactcaaataattataataaaagcaatcaaaaaataatttatgtataaaaaagattaaaatataccttgaactttgctagaagaatcatatatacccctaaataatttttaagaaaattaaaagtcaaaaatataaacttaaaactaactttttcacttccgttaaataaagggtatatgtgagctcattttgtaactgtgggggtatatgtgagccgtttgtataacggtaagggtatatataagccactttcataacgaggggcagatcagctccaaatgacaaagttgaggggtatatcaggcccttttcccttaaattatttatcatccAACACTTTTTtcaaagtattaaatttaataaagtcaatgGATAATATAGTAATGTtacccctattatttattgtttcttaatgGAGTGTGTCAAGTAAGGGTGTGcatttggtttttcggtttgattttatactattcgGTTTGTATTTTTCGGTCTTTGGTTTTGAAGAAGTGTAGCCCAATCcgaaccaaaataaatttgatttggtttggttttttctctttttggtttgagttttttcgatttggttcatcggttatgtcaataattagaaacataacaaaattatatatgaatttcttaaatatactttttaatataaatcacaagtaaaacataaaatacaatatttaaaagtatatcaattataaatgtccaaacataaaaaaaataaactaaatcataatgaaaataactaaaaagggacaaatgtggttaactccaacttaattttaaacatataatatatatatatatataaaatttggttttttcagtttttcggttttcatttttctaaatccgaaatcaaaccaaaaaatcaaacaaagtaaattatagatccaaaaccaaaccaaaaatccaaaaaaccaatccaaattagaatcggtttgatttgatttggtttttcgatttaattcaaatagtgcacacccctagactgtcaagtcaatagtgaaCAACTATTGTCAGACATAGGGAGTAGTAAGATTATCCTTCTATTAGTAATTTCTCAAGAAATGTGCAAAGTCAATAatgaacaactattgttggacaaatgtaatatttgtcatttcacaaaatcaatgcataaatgacaCCATTCTTCCTATTTAACCCCTGAAAATTATTAGTCTTGAAACTATGAATGTGACCAACATATGTaaactaaatgattaattcatgttcattggtcaatttaattaattaaaatatattaatttatgttcatttattgaaaatttgactTCAATAGAATACTAAATATAGGTATAATGGTAAGGGACATAGAATCTAAAatgatgacatataaatagaaacggaggaaatagaaaataatgttcaagaaaatattttttcttcgcAACACATCCTAAATGTACTTTGCCATATATTATAAGAactaaaattatactttactgTTAATAGGGGATTAAAAGTGCTGCTTCCCCTATCTTATATTTTGaccaatttttaaattatactaattatttttaaactataaagtaataatacaaaattaatataatatattaaataaataatataataattaataatttgttaattttatataaaaatcatggGTTAAACATGtagatttaattaataaaaaataaatatatttaatcaaatatcatgtaaattaaaatttattaataattagaccgtcaaaaatattattatttcaaattttgttaaaataaNATTAGTAACTTAAGCTACTTTtcctagaatttttttaattttgatttgtataaattgtcaATGTTAATCATTTGGtcttttattattctatttttttttgttatgaagCACAATtaatataaggaaaaattacagaaattccaccttttagtttacttattactatTATCCCCTAtgagttttacaaatctccaaaattcctcattttcgcgcttcagattagtgtatctcgcgcatcaaattaatgtatcaacgcttatattattgtatttcacgcatcagattagtgtatcatgtataaaatgtaatgtatcttacttaacgattaatgtatctcgcgcatcagattaatttagcagcgcttatattattgtattcgtttgagagatttctgtaattataaacttttaagggataaattataattttgccttaaaagtatgtgatttctgtaatttacCCTTAATATAATTACCCCATTTCAATAACAAAAATATGATGAGTagggtttcatttttattatacttgcaaaaaagtaattcaaaataaaatattaatttcatgatgtcatttttgcgtgtgcaatattctatttttgtcaccattcttttttgtttgaaatgaatttataatttttatgcaGTCAcctattattataattttttgttcattttttgtattttcgccccttattttcatttatttattttacaataaaatcaatgcataattaTTAATACATTAAATGTAATAAAAATGTGCACTTGAATTATTTATGACTCATATCTCTTTATCTACTTGTAACTTCTAatcttaaatattattcataacttttgtatgtttcatatcataattcttataaatatttaattagcgtttaaaaaattataataaacaaatataacaagaaagacataataataaatttaaaagtctttttacgATATCAGAATTTGTATAGAAAATTAGTACTCCTACAAATGATAGAGGAAAttcaaacatataaaatattttcaacgtaatacaatatattgttatttcaacaTATTACCTCTTATTCGATTTACTTTGCCACggtgaatatttttttctactatatacatataaatagttttcacttaaaaagatgcaaaaaaatattctattttatatattttttatgtatcatattgcagataaaaataattattaatattatcttATATGTCCGATACTAacctaaatataaatattatatttatataaccgTGAATAATTTCActagtttataaatataaaaactaaaaaaggcAAGTGTTACCAAAATTCATGTACGAGCGTCTCTTAATTTGCCAACCTTACCATGTGCACCCATATGCCTTCCAATTCCTGTCGTGAAATTcgttttcccaaaaaaaaaaaccattatTAACTTTTAATGATTGATTCAACTAACATCCATTATTTTGCTCcttcaattcttcttcttcttcctcctcccaAATTCTCATTATACATATATTCTCCTAAACATTCTGCAAATTCCCCAGAAATCATGAATATGTCGGAACAAAGTTTTTTCAATAAAACTACTGCTACGACGACAACGACGACTTGTTTGTTCTTTCTCTTAATTTCTTTCTCCACTACTACTATTATCTTCTCCTCCGGCGACAGGGAATCCGCCTCTGTTTTCCCGTTTATTTTTGCCGCCGCCGTTGTGGTGGCCGGATTCGTTGTTCTGGCCGTCCGGACCACTGTTGTGGCGTGGATTACGGTGGTTGTACTCCTAGCTTTCGTCGGAAAACGACGCCGTATTTTTGCAAAGGATGGGAAGAAGATTACGTCGGAGGTGGTAGTGTATGTGGTGAATGAAGTGATTAAGGAGAAGGGATTCGTTGCTATTTCTGGAGTTATGATTTTGGGATTAATCGCAACGGCGCTGTTATGAGCGCATTAATTTACTAATAACTCTCACTTAGTAATTATTAACAAATTTAAATCCACTTTTGCTATGGAGTacaggattttttttttttgttctttcacTATGTATGAATAACAGCTTGTTCTCTTCTAACTTTGTAAATTTATTATTCGGATCTTGGGCTAAATTTTTGATAGAGCCAAGTTCAGCCAAAGTATACATCTTGTTTTTTTCTCTTAGATATTCTAGTGTTCACATTAAATCTAAGTTCATTTTCATTCtgtttgtttttataaaaaactGGAGTTTGTCTAGGATTCATTTTTAATTGGTTAATATGGCACTCAACATTCTTATatggaaaaaggacaaatatacctaTAAATTAACGTAAATGATATGCAAATATCTTCGTCATATTTTTGGGGCATTGGTGTCTCTATCgttcaaaaactagagcatatataaaCTTTATACTAatggacatacacgtgtcataatcttatacATCGATTTGATATTTATCGATGGATAAGATTGCACCACGTGTCCCTaattagtcttccgttagagtaaATGACATATATACTCTAATTTTTAGATGAAAGGAGCATTAATGTCctaaaaatatgatgaaaagtATCTACATATCATTTACACtagttcaaaaatataattgtcctttttccctttcttaTATTACTGCAGAATCACTGATATCAATACTATATTCCCAGAAAAACTTGTATCAGATTCAAAAGAATTACAAATAGACTCctttttctatttcaaattattaaatattaattagtcCAAGATTTGAGAGAAATCAATATAATACTGTATGGCTATATCCTGATTCTGCAGTCGATTTGTAACAGGTAATGATGTTATGGTGCTATCTAATTCCATTTCTGGCCAACTCAAGAAGCTGTCTCATTGGCTGCTTTTGCGGTGCGGACAATATTAACCAATCACGCCGCgctttaaaaaagaaaaaactttttttaaaaaaaaaatcacgcCGCCACTCTGGTGGATATTGAAATCCAGTCATAATCTTTTACCCATAAATAGGTAACAATTAAATATACTTTTCATgaataaaagaaggaaaaatgcataagtaccgcCTATATCCAAAAttcctgagacacacctaattTTTACTAAGGTTCTATTATTCTttcgaacttattttttaattaattttttaccacTTTTCGACTTACGTGGCAATATAAACCAAATAGGTTGAAAGTTTTGTTCAACACGCATTGAGCCccactttttcaactttctaaaaaGTAAGCTATCAGTTCATTATTataactttgttaatatatttttagttagttataattttcaatgtttatatattttatttcaaatttgggttagtgaaattttgtaaatattatatatataattttattttatttatagataaaaaatattataactttgttaatatatttttagttagtttatagttttcaatgtttatatattttatttcaaatttgggcttgtaaaattttgtaaatattatatatataattttattttatttatagataaaaaaatattacttataatctactttgttaatatatttttttagttagtttatagtttttaatgtttatatattttatttcaaatttgggcttgtagaattttgtaaatataatttatataattttattttatttatagattaaaaaaatataacttataatctactttgttaatatattttagctagtttatagttttcaattttta
Protein-coding regions in this window:
- the LOC125859497 gene encoding uncharacterized protein LOC125859497, which translates into the protein MNMSEQSFFNKTTATTTTTTCLFFLLISFSTTTIIFSSGDRESASVFPFIFAAAVVVAGFVVLAVRTTVVAWITVVVLLAFVGKRRRIFAKDGRKITSEVVVYVVNEVIKEKGFVAISGVMILGLIATALL
- the LOC125859496 gene encoding uncharacterized protein LOC125859496; the protein is MIDSTNIHYFAPSILLLLPPPKFSLYIYSPKHSANSPEIMNMSEQSFFNKTTATTTTTTCLFFLLISFSTTTIIFSSGDRESASVFPFIFAAAVVVAGFVVLAVRTTVVAWITVVVLLAFVGKRRRIFAKDGKKITSEVVVYVVNEVIKEKGFVAISGVMILGLIATALL